In the genome of Leopardus geoffroyi isolate Oge1 chromosome B1, O.geoffroyi_Oge1_pat1.0, whole genome shotgun sequence, the window CAGTCATAGCAAACTGGGCTGCATCCTCAACTTCTTTCCTCACTTCAACATCAATATCCTTTAGTTCCTCAACAGTGGCAAGCTTACTGTTTACCATTCTGTCTTTGAGAAGCATAATAGGATCGCTCTCCCTTCTCACATTCTGAACTTCTTCTCGGGTACGATAACTGATCCCAGGGTCACTCATACTGTGTCCATGATACCGGTAGGTCTGCAGCTCCATCACTATGGGCCCCTTTCCAGATCTACAGTAGTCAGCTACAAACTTAGTTGCCTCCCGAACACCTAGAACATCCATTCCGTCTACCCTTAGTCCAGGGATAAAATTTCCTCTCTTATAGTAATCGGTGCTGGCTGATGCTCTCTCAACAGGGGTTCCCATTCCATAGAGGTTATTCTCACAGATGAAAACACAGGGTAATTTCCACAAAGCTGCCATATTGTAAGCTTCAGCTATCTGACCCTGATTCGCAGCACCATCCCCATAAAGAGCCAAACAGACCTCCTTGTTTCCCTTGTATTTACAGGCCAGAGCAATACCAgctcccaggggcccctgtgcGCCAACAATGCCATTGCCCCCATAGAAATTCTTGATATACATATGCATCGATCCTCCTTTTCCTTTAGCACAGCCTCCCCTTCGTCCTGTCAGCTCTGCAAGAATTGATCGGACAGAGAGTCCACGAGTATAGCACAAGCCATGAGCCCGATAGGATGTGATGACATGGTCGGTGGGATTTATCCCGGCCTCCAGGCCCACAGAACAAGCTTCCTGACCATCGCACAAGTGACAGAAGCCACggataaatttttgtttatacaGCTGATCTGCCTTCAGCTCCATTCGGCGAACAGTCTGCATCATCCTGTAGTATTTGAGCCCATCCTCCCGGGTGAGCACTGTTGTGACAGGGGGACCCTCTTCTAAGCGATAAAGATCACATTTCTTAATTGCAAACATCGCATCATTTGAATAGTTACAGGATGCCACCAGCACTCTGCTAGCGGGCTTGTGCCTGACCCCGGACAACACGCGGGAGACAGCGGCAGTGAGCATCTTCCTCATGGAGAACAGCCCAAGGGGGTGGTCCCGACTCTCAGCTGCCCAGAGGCCTGGCTGCGCCCGTCCCCTCCGGAGCCTCCTTCCGCGTCAGAATGCCATCCGCGCCACAATGACCACGCTGGCAACAGAGGCCACGTCACGCCGCTCCGTGTCACCAAGTTGCCAGACCTGACGGACTGATTTTTGCAGTGCCTTCCAACTGTAATTAAGAATAAAGGTTGTTTCGTTTCTTGAAAGACTTGGCTGAACAACCACCCTATCCTAATTAGTGCCATCATCATTGCCTAAACGTAACCAGAGTCCCTTCTTCCTGCTAAACACTATAGAGCGCTTCTTGACcctacatcaatggaacagaggcGCAAACACAGTCCCCAAGGCACATGAGGGATCCGAGAGGTTAGGCCAAAGATATTCTTGCCAGTAtttctttaaagtctttaaaattttgttttagaatatgTATGGATATTTTATCCTACTCCATAGTATACCATATTTATttgaatgtaaaaagaaagatgcaaattacttgtaatttaaatatttaactttaaacacacacagactttttaaagaaaagttggtGTCGCAAAAGAATACGGCACATTTACCCTATGGCTTCTAGCACGTGTGTCACCTGAGGGAGGAGTGGAGAGTGCAAGGCAGGTGATGATACATAAACCCCAGCCAGAGTATAGCAGTCTAAACCCAATAATAAGGTTTTCCTGAAGTGGGAAGATTAAAGGCAGAGTTGAGATGCAGATTGCGGTAAATTTTTGATATGGCACCTTTCCTTGTGTTTCTTATAATCCCGACTCTTATCCCTTTTTGTGTCCCTCTATTTTCTGACTAATTtacctttttttgtcttttccttgtaATGTCTTCAACAGGCTTCCATAGAAAACATCAAGATGCAAGTgatgctggattttgtttttatatcaacCTAAATTGAATCAGTCTTAGTCCACGAAATTGAGAAGTGTTTCCTTATTGTTATTTCTTATTATCttattatctctttattttatttaaaaaaaaactttcttttgcttatttttgagagaaatacagagcatgagtgggggaggggcggagagagggtgacacagaatccgaagcaggctccaggctctgagctatcagcacagtgctGGAAACGGGCTTGGAACTgagggatcatgccctgagctgaagttggaggcttaaccagctgagccacccaggcaccccatataataTCTTTTTATAGTAAACATTAGAGAGGGTAACTTCTTATAAAGTGACCCACTAAACAGTGTGCAGTTTGGACTGAAAGAGAGCAATAGAATTTGCTTAAGTCACTGGTAACAGTTCAATCATAGGACAAGAGAAGTCATAGGCCTAGTGTTATAGAGATCAcatatcattttcctcttttgtacTTTTACTAGTAAGGTGATTTTTGTACCCCAATAATCCAACCATATCCAGGAATCTGGTTCTATGTAGACTATTAAATCATTCACCTTACTGAGTCTTCTGTTTTATATCCATTGCCTATTTATaaacaaagatacaaataaaatacaaaatccctGTTTGTCAATAAATCTTTAGCCAAATTTCCCTATGACACGTTCAAAGCAGCTGCCTTCTCTATGTCTAGTTGCAGGTGTTATGTTGGACACTCCTTTTGATATTCAGGCAGGAAGTAGAAAATAGCTTGTTAAAAAGTTACAATATCTCTTAAAACTTGACTCCCCCCAACTCCTTCCCATCCCAGTCATTTTAATGGGCCTCATCTTTTCGTTCAACTTAAAATTCTGCTGTTGGAATTCATGGTCTTGCTGTGTTATTTGCTCTCTCTTTGATAGTTAGcctctctctgctgttctctttcattcctgcAGGTATTGGACATCTCCAGGGAGCATTATCTCCATGAGAATGAGAAAAATGACACTGCAGGATGGAACAGTAGTGTTAATGGGTCACTGAGTGACAGCTGAGCCTTCTCTCAGAGGTATCAGACAGGCTAGTCCTGCCAGGAACACAAGAGTTATATAGTAAAGTGTGCCAATTTAATCTTGTCATGTGTAGCCTGGGCTGCAAAGATAGAGTTCCCCATAAAAGCCCAACGTGACAAGGCTAAACCCAACTCATTCCAAAGGAGAATATGCAAAGATGCTAATTGGAAAATACCTGTGCTACAGGTCCCACAGAAGATAGCCCTGTTTAAGCAACAGGGTCCGgttaagataataaataataaaatgtgaaactTCCAGAGGCCTCTTGGACATCATATATAATTAACCTATATTAACCTAGGTTCAACCTAAGGGTAGGTGCAGTTATATGTACAGAATATGATATCAAAGCATTTCCATTAAACTGATTAATCCCGATgatgttgttgtttgtttgctcactttttaaatttttgttatgttCCTAAGcccacatttttaaagtaaaagtgaAATTTCCAGACAGCAGTGTAAAAGTTTAAAACTCACCAAGGAGATCCTGAGCTTCTGAGTTTCTCCTCTTATCTGCCCTCAACTAGACAGGATTCAGGCTATGCATGGACCACAGAGCCGATCAGGGCATACTGCTCTTcatataatttatcttttgtcCTGTCGTTGTTCAATACCGTGTTTATTACAAAACAGAACTAATAGTCATCTGCATGCTCACCATTGAAATGCTGTTTGCAATTAAAATCCCCATAAATTCCAAGTTTTAATTAACACCAAATcttacttttaatctatttgaaattaaaggaaaacagatgagCACTTTTATAAGGCCAATGGTAGACtttacatttaattaataaaaaaccTAATAAAAGAGGAGCCAGTGATTATAGTAGCACTCATTCATGTCTGTGTGACAGAATTTCACATTTCATGTCTAATGGTTGATACTCCAGGGGCATTTCTGAATTTATCTTAAAAGTGTCACCCTACTGCATCAATAGcgtataaaatactttttaataagtgacaaggaaatgtaaaaaaaaaaagaacagtgtatTTTAAGCATATTTCAATTCCTCCAGCAATAATTGCAGTCTTTCACCAAATGTTAAATGAAGAAAACTGTTAAAAAGTGAATATGTTCCAGATAAATAATATCAGATTTCATGATATGATTAGtggcaatgtatttttttcatcgCTCTAAGATTTGGCAATTAAGAGTGATGAGTAAGAACTTGGTGAAAAAATTAAGAGTTATATATAACTCAGGGAAGAATTTTTCCCATTTGGTCTATTACTTTATCTCcctcagagagaagggaaaatgtcAGTACCATATATTCTGCAAAATAATGACAATCAAGCAAAGTTCCTATTTAATGTTATAATAAGTGAGGTTGTTTCAGAATAGTTCAGAACCCTGGGcaaccaatattttttttcttctcaccccCACGATAATTCTGAGgtattgttaaataaaaattcaggataAATTATTATGAAGAGAAGACTTGATTGAAAACAAGATGTAAAATGAGAGCGCTCCTCATTCCACCCAAACAATGATGGTGttagaaaaggaaagacattgtgggttaatttctggTAGCAACTGATGAAACCACCGTCTTTCTTCTGCCAGATGAACAAAATCATCTGAGTCGTCATCCCTTAATATGTGACCCCATATCCTTAATGTTTGGGAACAGGGTCTGGCAGATAATGGTAAAAGGGATCGttacacaaaactataaaagaaaacttttcaaacttttaataAGCTTCCTATAATTAGAGCTGTAATTGAATGTGGCCAAGtgagataagaaataaaaattcatgtataacttGGTGTCGAGATTTAGTATGGTCTAATGTCTCAACCAGTAAAGTATTAGTATAGATATCAGAAGTTGTAAATTTGTTTCTGCTTAGTACTTTGAGTTGTTTTATAAAATCGGAATCCCCATTCAGAAGAAAAGTCATCAATTCCATACATATTTctaacaaatcaaaacaaattcaCGAAAGCCTAAGTCACAGTTAGGTCTATTTGCATTTCCTCCAGAAAGTATTATTTACACTTCCTGGGAAAGTGTTTTGttcaaaagattttaattttcacataattaAAAACTCATGTctcaaatttttatcttttaaataaacataaatgtagcCTGAGAAccttaattttaatagaaataaaatatatattaagtgtgatagtaaaaataaactatgaattCAATAGTGAAATGAAGGCTTCTCTGGATAGTTTTTAGTTTCTCTTAACTGTAccatttttgatgttttctttatgtATGACCTCCAACAACTTTGGGTACACTCTTACCTTTTCCTAATATCGGTATACAATAACAAAATTagcacatttatttcttttcactttgcttCTTTGAAGCCCCAAGTCGCTCACTAAACTAGGTTTAAAGAGACAAAGGAATGTTGGCAAAATTCCAGGGCACTGCTGCCCCCTAGAAGGAAGTTTGAGCAGCACATTTGACCATTACAGGCAAATCGTGGGAAAAAGCACTCTGAGGAAGAAGGCAAATCTTGCACCCCTCTTTAACAACCTACTGTTGGCCACATCATCGGTTTTCTTTGCCCTATTCCTGTCTAAGCTGGGACACAGTGTTGCCTACTACACCCTAAACTGAGATCCCAATAGATTTCATGGTTCTCTTGGGAGATCCTTGtgaatatgtatagatatatacaagCAAAATTTCCtggcaaaataatattttctaaaaataaaagatgaaattttaagcTATCATATGCATCAATTTGATATTTAAGGCATCGTTGTAAATATTGCCCAGGTATATGATAGCCTTGCATATCTTTGCTGGAGATACAAAGTTTGTTTATGTGATCTTCACAGAGACAGGTAAAGtggtttctattatttttcaatttccgtgtgaggaaactgaggcatagagagttTAGGTGAAAGGCAAAATCTACAAAGCCAGTAAAAAAAGTGTAATATGCATTCTTCACTTATTCAGCCCATATAACAAAGTGCTTTCCTTCTATATGTCTCCTTTGTGTACTAAGTTGTAGAAATACAATGATGACATACAATTAGATTTCTCTCTACTTAATCCGGTTCATATGGAAGTGTTGTGCTGTGAGCTTTCCCAGATTTTCTGGCACTGGGTGTAGAAAAGGACACATCATCATTGAATGACAGAGGAAGCGACACATGAGCAGCTGTTATAGAGGCAATAAAACTAATGTATTGCATTCCAGGCAATGGTTACAATGACAGTTTGTCTTTATTAGGATCAAtgatgaacaaattaaaaatagagtacTGTCAAACTGCAACATTCAAAACAGAACACTATAATTTTGTAAAGTTGTGTTGTCTTCTTTAATTTGGTAATACAGCAGAGCTGAAAAGGCACACTGGGAAATATGAAAATCAGGATCTCATAATTATGCAATACGTTGTGAATATGAATGCAGTTTCTCCAAGCAACCTAAGACAATGCTGTAGATGTTTTATGGAGCTTTCTGTGCGTGAGAATCTTTCTGTTCCCACGGACCCACTGTGCATCTAGTTTCTAAGATATTTCCATAGTACCCAACACTGTAAATCTAATAGGCCACCATGGGAGAAGCCTCAGAGAGGATTTTAAATAAGAGGCCCAAGAAACATCATCCATATTGGTAAATGAAGATAGGGCGCAAGAAGTGATTTTAAGCTCAAACATCTCAGGCGCTTCTCAAAAGTACCATATTCAGAAAACAAGGTTACTGGGGGATTGTAGAGAAATTTAACAAGCTCCTATCAGGGCCAGCTGGCTATGCTGTTTCCATTCTCTTAGACAATGAACACCCTACTGACGTTTATGATGAGTTTCTCCAAAAACTCTTAGCCTTTATCTGCCCTCATCTAGTCCTCTTCCCACTTCATTCTACAATAAAATCATCATCTATTTACAAGAATGCATTACAACTTTTAAAGggattttccacattttatggACATTTTCCATATTATATGGAAAATTGtatggaattttaaatattaaattttatggaATGCATCATATCCCCATTGACCTGAAGAAAAGCAGACCTAGGGAGGTTAATAAGCCCAGTAAACATTAAGCATGTCCTCAGGTTATGCACCTAGTTCATGGACAGCCAGTCTCACCTTCGGATGTACTGTTCCTTGCCTGAACGTACTACACTGctctccccagccctgtcccctggTGAAGTTTGATGTCTATGAAGGCTTCCTTCCCACTAATCTCAGCAAAAGAGGAGTTCTCTTCTTATCTGGAAATCTAACTCCTCAGCCCTTGCCTCAGAATCCACTGTTCATTCAGAATGAGACACCCCTCTCTCTTGTACACTCCCCATTCCGTCCCCCACCAGAGAATCATCAATTCTGTCTTCTCCTTTGGCCTTCTTTCATGCTCATATTTCCTGAACTCTGAAAGAAGAAACTTAAGTCACCATTGCCTCTTTTAGATCTCATCCTACAGCATTCCTTTTATCTAGTCAAGTTCCACAAACATGCAGCCAGTATCCACAGTCTCCATTTACTTTCCTCTAATTGCTTCCATATGTTTCTACAATCTGTGTCATCAACAATGAACTGAAAGTTCTCACATCAAGCACTTGGCTAAATTTAATGACAGCTTCAGTATTATCAATTTCTGGAACTCTTTGCCACATAACATAAATGTTTCTCCATGGATATTACCTTACtctaattttaagggaaaaaaaagccatgttCTTGTACTGCTTATACCCCACACTTTATTTCCTGATATGTCAACCTTGACCCACCCAAAAAAGTAAATGTGGGTCTACAGTTTAATACTATGTGCCTATTCTCACCAGCTTAAATGATTACCCACAGACTCTCATGTGATTTATTGGTTTAATTCTCACCAGTAGGGAACTGCCAACTATATTTTCAACATTAACTTCCTTCATTCTCTCTAATCTACCAGggaaaaactacattttaaatctCAGTAGTTATTTAGGCCTggaaaaagtctagaaagaaAGAGCTCTTGCCATTTAcccacttaaataaaaatatcttccctTTCCAATTTTCTTATTATCATCAGGAACCCATTCTGGGTTTATAAATTCAACATATACTATGACTATAAAATCTTGTTGAAAACTCAATACTGTAAATGCAGAAAAGCAagagaacaaaatatttaaataatcccAAGATAAttactattaaattttaatttctcttttcttttttctaatataatttccctttattttttaaatttctaataaaattaagatatattGTGCATTTTTATCTCTTGAACTATTTTTCTTAGTGTCATATATAATTAATTTCCAAATAATCAAAACCTATTTGAAAGATAGTTTCAATGGCTGCCAAAAAATCTCCATTATATGGATGTGTCATAAGTAAAATGTTCCCCTAAGACTGAACACTCCTGTTACTACTAATTTCATACTATGTTCCAGGTGTTATGTATTAGGgaagtactgttttttttttaaagagagagattgagagagagagagaaagaacacatgcacatggggcagagggagaaagagagagacaatcttaagcagtctccatgctgggtatggaggtggagctcaatctcattaccatgagatcatgacctgagctaaaatcaagagtcagacgctcaacagcctaagccacccagacaccccggtgattttaatagacatttattgACTTCTTAGTATGTTCCAGGTACTTTGCTAACTGTTTTGCAagtgatattttaattaatgtatcaATTCAATGACATAAGTGAAATTGCATTACTTATTTCTACTGATAAGAAAACTAAGCatttaatagtaaatatttccaGAAACCAAAAGTCCGAAACTTAAATCTGATTTGTCCAACTCTAAATCTTCTAATATTTTGTCAATGATTATACAAGCTCTAAAAGGATGATCTGTTGAGAATTGATGGCTCATTATAAAGGTAAACAAAAGTgtatatgttaaaaatgttaccaaaaaaaaatttggggcacctgggtggttcagtcagttaagcggccaacttcggctcaggtcatgatctcgcggtccgtgagttcgagccccgcgtcgggctctgtgctgacagctcagagcctggagcctgtttcagattctgtgtctccctctctctgaccctcccccgttcatgctctgtctctctctgtctcaaaaataaataaacattacaaaaaaaaagttaccaattttgtcaaaagaatgaaattcaggTATTGAACAGTTCAAGAAATAAGTATGTTGAAGAACAGACTCTTGACTCTGATTAACTCCATGAAATCATACTttctataaaataacaaaaaaccaaGCAGAGATAATAAACATTAGGAAACAATGCAAGTGAAACAATagtcatatactttttaaaagaagacagtgAGATTCTAAAAGGTACTTTGCATTATACTCAATGCCCTTTAAGCTCAAATCTTATCTGTTCCTGAAAGGTTACTGCATTTATCTGCCATTACTGAAAGTTGTTGAAAGATAACAAGTTAACATGCAGTCCATTATGAATGAAGAGGAAGTATACATGACACTTTGTTAAGGGAAATTGTGTATGCGTTTGCTTTAGCAATTCAATATTGTTAATTTATGGTTGAGCCACAGCACAAAATTACTTTAAATCTTAAATAACAGAAGATTTAGGgcccaaaatatgaaaatatagatGGCTTCATACCATTGAcaataaagtaaaacaacaacaataagcAAAAAAATGAGGATGATGCTAAAACAAGagtaatttgtaaataaaaagaagaatatcaACTGGCAGACATTCGGTGTACTTCAGACATCATCAATATGCTGTATCAAGGCTTTCGTAAGCTATGTGCTAATTTTGGATTATGAATATGAAATTTTAGTAACCACATATATCTTAATCAGGAGGTTAGTAGTAAATATCCCTTAATCACATGTAAAAGCGGCTCTTTCAAACTTTGTTCATTCTCCTATATAATAGAATAAGAGATTTGcatctttggataaattctcagTCCATCAAGAGGATCTCTTGTGGCTTTTCAGTAGGCAATTAGATAATAATTTAAGCATCCTGGCTGAGTAGCAGGAGcttcagaggaagaagaagaagaagaagaagaagaagaagaagaagaagaagaagaggaggagaaggaagaaggaggaggaggaggaaggaggagaaggggaaggaggagaagaaggggaagaagaagaagaagaaagagaaggaaaaaagaagaaagagaggaggaaaagaaaggaaagaaagaaagaaagaaagaaagaaagaaagaaagaaagagcacatttAGGGGCTATTCTGCCACTGTCGATTCACCTATATGGTGGGGCTGGAATAGCAAATTCTGGGTTaagaagttcatttctttttctcttcagctAGCTTGAGAAGCAGTTCatgttggggtgggtggggaagaaacaaaaagagggaagaggagggtagagagaaaagaaagaaagggaagggaagggaagggaagggtacggaagggaagggaagggaaggggaactATATTAGGAAACACTACAAGAGCCACAAAGTCTTCATTCTGAGAAGAATACCCTATCATTTGCCTCTCAGTCATCACTGTTTGCTAAAAGACAGTGTttatggggtatctgggtggttcagttggttaagcttctgactttgcacggttcatgagtttcagccccgggtcaggctccgtgctgacagctcagagcctggagcctgctttagattctgtgtctccctctctctctgtgcctcccctctttgtgctctctctctctctctctctctctctctcgcgcgcgcgcgcaaaaacaaataaacatttttaaaaaggatgcagTAATGACATGGAGCATTAACACAAGCAGTTGTCTGTGTTacttaaggcaagggaaacagtataactaatgaaaattaaaaagtgacaCATAATATTACCATAAGACCTCACCTCCACTTATCAGCATAGTTCAGTGGTTCTCACCAGGGGTTTCAGAGTTTTAAGCCTGGTTCTCAAGCCTTTGAACTTAGACTGAATTAATATCAGCTTTCTTGTTCTTCAGTTCTCAGATGGCAGAttatgggacttctcagcctccataactatGTGAGCCATTCCTCTAATAAATCTCttcatatctgtatctatatctacacCTATACTTATACCTATACCTGTACCTATATCCATATCTATGTCTGtatcatatctatatctatacctatagcTATGCATATATCTATCTAttctattggttctatttctctggagaaccctaatacccTTGTATATTAAAACTTCCATTCCCTCAAGTAGAAGACACATCAGGAACTCAGGCTCCTTCCCGTTCTTTGCTTCCCTATCCCAGCATGTAGCTTTTGTTTTTACACTTCAAGATGGTTGCTAGATCTCCCAAACATCTCCCCTCTGCTTTTCAGGGGGCAATATAGACAGAGAAcaagaagtacaaaaaaaaatagatgaagggtACATGCCAAACATCTTCTAAGTAATTTACCTtgaatttacacatttttctgCTTATATTT includes:
- the PDHA2 gene encoding pyruvate dehydrogenase E1 component subunit alpha, testis-specific form, mitochondrial — its product is MRKMLTAAVSRVLSGVRHKPASRVLVASCNYSNDAMFAIKKCDLYRLEEGPPVTTVLTREDGLKYYRMMQTVRRMELKADQLYKQKFIRGFCHLCDGQEACSVGLEAGINPTDHVITSYRAHGLCYTRGLSVRSILAELTGRRGGCAKGKGGSMHMYIKNFYGGNGIVGAQGPLGAGIALACKYKGNKEVCLALYGDGAANQGQIAEAYNMAALWKLPCVFICENNLYGMGTPVERASASTDYYKRGNFIPGLRVDGMDVLGVREATKFVADYCRSGKGPIVMELQTYRYHGHSMSDPGISYRTREEVQNVRRESDPIMLLKDRMVNSKLATVEELKDIDVEVRKEVEDAAQFAMTDPEPPLEELAHHIYCNTPAFEVRGANQWIKFKSLS